From Carassius gibelio isolate Cgi1373 ecotype wild population from Czech Republic chromosome B23, carGib1.2-hapl.c, whole genome shotgun sequence, the proteins below share one genomic window:
- the si:ch73-290k24.5 gene encoding F-box only protein 41: protein MSTSTELPSHCPTCGEPCGFGEHLSSVRSCQKLCLTTRRSSEGRLMSLYTQRGDEIDHPLRFELLDALSLARPLRKILIQRDSPSSRSPVLALAVSSSAAEEGADTGRAVAQLGVPWLGRLALEARLQQLALEVQERVSLKLEALQDEVKRRSVEVRQAQRESERMLRQKQQAEERAAELERQVDISVEMLASLRYELRERDEQLRHKQQEVCELDRFVRDTALQEASAKIRLQRFMEDLLERAERAETQLQNLCDDVTSSHRHLAGSRASGYQRSSSVSGMSRRSSHVSDCRAAQYYRSDGMCLVCVRFERRPRTLSVGSGGCEGHWDGRQYQHMLCGAAEGHERGSESPGMIQHTHTDADSDNWSLYTADSQDDTQHTGYRTYSRTGPDLHWCVNRSSESAVCSERLRLTAALFCVFTYLDTRSLLTAAEVCKDWRSVARHPAVWIRVTLENTQVSSKFLMTLSQWCSQTQSLVLHNLKPRSRGKKENKDEYLRSTRGGLEAGLEAVLKAAGRSLISLSISHCPSILTDRSLWLVSCHCRALQSLTYRSASDPAGQEVIWALGAGCRNITTLHIAPLQPCLQPSRFSNRCLQTIGRCWPNLCRVGVGGASCGVQGLASLGE, encoded by the exons ATGTCGACCAGCACAGAGCTGCCGTCACACTGCCCGACCTGTGGAGAGCCGTGCGGGTTTGGGGAGCACCTTTCCAGCGTCCGCTCCTGCCAAAAACTCTGTCTGACCACTCGCCGGAGCTCTGAGGGCAGACTGATGTCCCTTTATACACAGCGAGGGGATGAAATCGACCACCCCCTGCGGTTCGAGCTCCTGGATGCCCTGAGTTTGGCCCGTCCGCTCCGAAAGATCCTCATCCAGAGAGACTCGCCCTCATCTCGGTCTCCAGTGCTGGCGCTCGCCGTAAGCTCCAGCGCCGCAGAAGAGGGGGCAGACACCGGACGCGCTGTGGCCCAGCTAGGAGTGCCTTGGCTGGGCAGGCTGGCGCTGGAGGCCCGGCTTCAACAGCTGGCTCTGGAGGTGCAGGAGCGCGTCTCGCTCAAACTGGAGGCGCTGCAGGACGAGGTGAAGCGGAGGAGCGTGGAGGTGAGACAGGcccagagagagagcgagcgcatGCTCAGACAGAAGCAGCAGGCGGAGGAGCGGGCGGCCGAGCTGGAGCGGCAGGTGGACATTTCTGTGGAGATGCTGGCCAGCCTCAGATacgagctgagagagagagacgaacAACTGCGGCACAAACAACA ggaaGTGTGTGAGCTGGACAGGTTTGTGAGGGACACTGCGCTCCAGGAAGCCAGCGCTAAGATCCGTCTGCAGCGCTTCATGGAGGACCTGCTGGAGAGAGCCGAGAGAGCCGAGACGCAGCTGCAGAACCTCtgcgatgatgtcacttcctctcaCAGACACCTGGCAGGAAGCAGAGCGTCAGGCTACCAG aGGAGCTCCAGCGTGTCTGGGATGAGCAGGAGATCTTCTCATGTGTCTGACTGCAGAGCCGCTCAGTACTACAG GAGTGATGGGATgtgtctggtgtgtgtcaggTTCGAGCGGAGGCCACGCACACTGTCGGTGGGTTCGGGCGGCTGTGAGGGTCACTGGGACGGACGGCAGTATCAGCACATGTTGTGTGGAGCCGCTGAGGGGCACGAGAGAGGATCCGAATCACCTGGGAtgatccaacacacacacactgatgctgaTTCAGACAACTGGTCACTTTACACCGCAGACTCACAGGACGACACACAACACACGGGATACAGGACCTACAGCCGCACcg GTCCGGATCTGCACTGGTGTGTGAACAGATCCAGTGAATCAGCCGTGTGTTCAGAGCGTCTGAGGCTCACAGCGGCGCTCTTCTGTGTGTTCACTTATCTGGACACACGCTCGCTGCTCACCGccgctgag GTGTGTAAGGACTGGCGCAGTGTCGCACGTCATCCTGCTGTTTGGATCAGAGTAACACTGGAGAACACACAAGTGTCATCGAAG ttcCTGATGACTCTGTCTCAGTGGTGCTCTCAGACTCAGTCTCTTGTTCTTCACAATCTCAAACCTCGATCCCGTGGCAAGAAGGAGAACAAAGACGAGTACTTGCGCAGCACCag GGGTGGGCTGGAGGCGGGGCTGGAGGCGGTGCTAAAAGCAGCGGGGCGGAGTCTCATCTCTCTGAGCATCTCTCATTGTCCCAGTATTTTGACGGACAGATCTCTGTGGCTCGTCAGCTGTCACTGCCGTGCACTGCAGTCACTCACATACAG GAGCGCGTCAGATCCGGCGGGACAGGAGGTGATCTGGGCTCTGGGAGCGGGATGCAGGAACATCACAACGCTGCACATCGCTCCTCTACAGCCGTG CCTGCAGCCCAGTCGCTTCAGTAACCGCTGCTTGCAGACGATTGGCCGATGCTGGCCGAACCTGTGTCGTGTGGGGGTGGGCGGGGCCAGCTGCGGCGTGCAGGGATTGGCCTCTCTGGGTGAGTGA